The region GCTGGCCGGAACGCTTGTGCGTGTCAGCTTGCAGGTACTCGAACGGGCACGGGACTTACCCTAAGGGCGCAACGGCCCGCACATGGCGCTGCCGCCATATTGAGATAATTTTGGCAAATCTTATAAGAATTTAGCGGTACGTTACCGTTTTTTGATTGAATTTTCCCCTACACGCCCGAAGCTGCCATTTCACCCCGTCACGTCAGTACGCCGTAAGTTTCCACTCCAATAATCGGTTGCACGGGAACGCCTTTGCCGGCGAACCGCGTGCACATATCAATATTGGAGACGACATATGGCTACCGTTGGCGGGCAAATCTCGCACGTGCCGATGACGCGCGATGAGAAGCGGGTAATCTTCGCATCGTCGCTGGGTACGGTTTTCGAGTGGTACGACTTCTATCTGGCCGGCTCACTTGCGATTTTCATCAGCAAGAGCTTCTTCTCCGGCGTCAATCCGACTGCCGCGTTCATCTTCACGCTCCTCAGCTTCGCCGCGGGATTCGCGGTGCGGCCATTCGGCGCGATCGTATTCGGACGCCTCGGCGATATGGTCGGGCGCAAATACACGTTCCTCATCACGATCGTGATTATGGGCCTGTCGACCTTCCTGGTCGGCTTCCTGCCCGGCTACGCGTCGATCGGCATGGCGTCGCCGGTGATCTTCATCGCGATGCGCTTGCTGCAGGGCCTCGCACTCGGCGGCGAATACGGCGGCGCGGCAACCTATGTCGCGGAACATGCGCCTCAGGGACGCCGCGGGTTCTACACCGCGTGGATCCAGACGACTGCCACGCTCGGCCTGTTCCTGTCGCTGCTGGTGATTCTCGGCGTGCGCACGGCCATGGGCGAAGACGCGTTCGGCGCGTGGGGCTGGCGTATCCCGTTCATCGCGTCGATCATCCTGCTCGGCGTGTCGGTGTGGATCCGCCTGCAACTGCATGAATCGCCGGTGTTCGAGCGCATCAAGGCAGAAGGCAAGACGTCGAAGGCGCCGCTGTCGGAAGCATTCGGTCAGTGGAAAAACCTGAAGGTCGTGATTCTCGCGCTGATCGGCGTGACCGCCGGCCAGGCCGTGGTTTGGTACACCGGCCAGTTCTACACGCTGTTCTTCCTGACGCAGACGCTGAAGGTCGATGGCGCGACGTCCAACATCCTGATCGCGATCGCGCTCCTGATCGGCACGCCGTTCTTCCTGTTCTTCGGCTCGCTGTCGGACCGCATTGGCCGCAAGCCGATCATCATGGCCGGCCTGCTGATTGCTGCCTGCACGTACTTCCCGCTGTTCAAGGCGCTGGCTCACTATACGAACCCGGCGCTGGAAGCGGCTACGGCGAAGTCTCCGATCGTCGTGATCGCAAACCCGGACGAGTGCTCGTTCCAGTTCAACCCGGTCGGCACGGCGAAGTTCACGAGTTCCTGCGACATCGCCAAGAGCGCGCTCTCGAAAGCCGGCTTGAACTACGAGAACGTCGCGGCGCCGGCGGGCACGCTGGCGGAGATCAAGGTCGGCGATACGGTGATCAACACGTATGACGGCAAGGCCGCCGACGCCAAGGACCAGGGCAAGGCGTTCGACAAGACCCTGGCGACCACGCTGAAGACCGCCGGCTATCCGCCGAAGGC is a window of Paraburkholderia phytofirmans OLGA172 DNA encoding:
- a CDS encoding MFS transporter; this translates as MATVGGQISHVPMTRDEKRVIFASSLGTVFEWYDFYLAGSLAIFISKSFFSGVNPTAAFIFTLLSFAAGFAVRPFGAIVFGRLGDMVGRKYTFLITIVIMGLSTFLVGFLPGYASIGMASPVIFIAMRLLQGLALGGEYGGAATYVAEHAPQGRRGFYTAWIQTTATLGLFLSLLVILGVRTAMGEDAFGAWGWRIPFIASIILLGVSVWIRLQLHESPVFERIKAEGKTSKAPLSEAFGQWKNLKVVILALIGVTAGQAVVWYTGQFYTLFFLTQTLKVDGATSNILIAIALLIGTPFFLFFGSLSDRIGRKPIIMAGLLIAACTYFPLFKALAHYTNPALEAATAKSPIVVIANPDECSFQFNPVGTAKFTSSCDIAKSALSKAGLNYENVAAPAGTLAEIKVGDTVINTYDGKAADAKDQGKAFDKTLATTLKTAGYPPKADPSQINWPMSVVILTIMMIYVTMVYGPIAAMLVEMFPTRIRYTSMSLPYHIGNGWFGGFLPATAFAIVAAKGNIYSGLWYPIVIALVTLVIGVLFVRETKDSDIYAKD